Proteins encoded by one window of Rutidosis leptorrhynchoides isolate AG116_Rl617_1_P2 chromosome 7, CSIRO_AGI_Rlap_v1, whole genome shotgun sequence:
- the LOC139859262 gene encoding replication factor A protein 1-like translates to MAEGRSTTTSEVKTKKYVLLSELELGKPSQVKVMICRSWDTYTVHGKYLSTEFIASDEQLTARSNIAHHFIARLKDGCIFLLNDFDVIANRAEYRIMRDNHLMIKLNGSTFMRKQPTGDSTGFIRHPFSCIEIENLEPTLGKFLVDVVGYAANVGEPEPTKKGSTTLEFDLVNERGKAIHATLWGSLGSAFCERQAANPGLYFIILSSVTVRNGFNNTLNLSSTSATLIIDDVEIPTLKNFREKMSAIEGPVIVDPSSPAWQLPPPQKGTLRDLLDMARRGKKNITADVFKCQVEIVNIRWKKLWYYNTCSVCKARKGLSRMSGQHWCESCQDIVPEPITRFRIICDVRDETAETVMVLFDEPAEEVTQATAKILLNEIDEETCNTVLPNAIANLLNTTWVVLLKATSYYEHGPFESFNCVKVYAPEPVHANPPLAAAIQPNISTDSSPSTTVLASSSSTPKGQKRTIEVPTPAKDLERGSHRRFVVASESEDEDALGTENKDVNECVCPQ, encoded by the exons ATGGCTGAGGGTAGGTCAACAACCACATCTGAGgttaaaacaaaaaaatatgtgcTCCTCAGTGAGCTTGAATTAGGCAAACCATCGCAGGTGAAGGTAATGATATGCAGGAGTTGGGATACATATACGGTGCATGGCAAGTATTTAAGCACTGAATTTATTGCTTCAGATGAGCAG TTGACTGCCAGAAGCAATATTGCACACCATTTCATTGCCAGGCTGAAGGATGGCTGCATATTCTTACTCAATGACTTCGACGTTATAGCAAACAGAGCTGAATACCGCATCATGCGGGATAACCATCTCATGATTAAGCTTAATGGGTCCACATTCATGCGAAAGCAGCCTACTGGTGACAGCACTGGGTTTATCCGGCATCCGTTTAGCTGTATCGAAATCGAGAATTTGGAACCCACATTGGGCAAATTCTTAGTCG ATGTTGTTGGGTATGCTGCTAATGTCGGGGAGCCAGAGCCAACGAAAAAGGGCTCCACCACCCTCGAGTTTGATCTGGTTAATGAAAG GGGAAAAGCAATACACGCAACACTATGGGGAAGCTTGGGGTCCGCATTCTGTGAAAGGCAGGCCGCAAACCCTGGCCTATATTTCATAATCTTAAGCTCTGTGACCGTCCGAAATGGCTTCAATA ATACCCTGAATCTCTCGAGCACGTCTGCCACACTTATTATCGACGATGTTGAGATTCCCACACTTAAAAACTTCAGGGAAAAAATGAG TGCCATCGAAGGACCTGTAATTGTCGACCCCTCTTCTCCAGCGTGGCAACTCCCACCACCTCAAAAGGGAACCCTTCGCGACCTACTTGATATGGCGCGCAGAGGGAAAAAGAATATC ACTGCCGATGTATTTAAGTGTCAAGTGGAGATTGTCAACATCCGGTGGAAAAAACTGTGGTACTACAACACTTGCAGCGTATGTAAAGCACGGAAGGGCCTCTCAAGGATGTCTGGCCAGCACTGGTGCGAGTCATGCCAGGACATCGTCCCGGAACCCATCACAAG GTTTCGTATTATATGTGATGTGCGAGATGAAACGGCGGAAACGGTCATGGTCCTCTTTGACGAGCCTGCGGAGGAGGTCACTCAAGCTACTGCAAAGATTCTACTGAATGAGATTGATGAG GAAACGTGTAACACTGTGCTCCCAAATGCAATTGCTAATCTCCTCAACACCACATGGGTAGTCCTGCTAAAGGCCACGTCCTACTATGAGCACGGTCCATTTGAGAGCTTCAATTGTGTTAAGGTTTACGCACCAGAACCTGTTCACGCGAACCCGCCACTCGCAGCTGCCATACAACCAAACATTTCAACAGATTCCTCTCCATCAACGACCGTGCTCGCTTCATCATCATCGACACCCAAAGGGCAGAAGAGGACCATCGAAGTTCCAACACCTGCAAAGGATTTGGAACGTGGCAGTCACCGGAG GTTTGTCGTCGCATCTGAATCAGAAGATGAAGACGCCCTTGGCACAGAGAACAAGGATGTGAATGAGTGTGTCTGTCCCCAGTAA